The window GTCTCGCCTTTGTTCGCAGAGCGAGGAGGCGGTGCTTGTGGATTTGGGGATCTCGGCGACTGGGGCTACGGGACGCgcggcgccgccgccgccgccctgaGCAGCGCGCTGTTCGAGAGAGGGATCGCCTGCGGCGGGTGCTTCGAGTTGCGGTGCGTGAACCACATCCTCTGGTGCCTCAACGGGAGTCCCTCGGTCGTCGTCACCGCCGCGGATTTCTGCGCCCCCAACTTCGGCCTCCCCGGCGACGACGGTGGCTGGTGTAACTTCCCCCGGGAGCACTTCGAGATGGCGGAGGCCGCCTTTCTACAGATTGCGAGGAGGAATTCCGATGTGATACCAGTCCAGTACAGAAGGTTAGAATTCTCAACTCCCTCATTGAATTTCTCCTAAACTCGTAGATCAACAACGTCATCTGAAATCACGAGAGTTTGATGATGAACTCAATGACCACCAATTTCAAAACACAATTTATTTCATCCTTTAAATCATAATACGCATTCAATGGCTCGGGTCCATTGAATTAGTCGATCACACCAGTCAATCGAGTCAATTAGCCGGAACCATGGCCACGGTGCAGGGTGCGATGCGAGAGAACTGGAAGGATGAGGTTCACAATGGCAGGGAAGGCCTACTTCTTCCAAGTCCTCATCACCAATGTGGGGTCAGATGGTCAGATTGCAGCAGTTAAGGTGAAAGGTTCGAGAACTGGATGGATACCCATGGGAAGAAACTGGGGGCAGAACTGGCAGTGCGACGCCGA is drawn from Zingiber officinale cultivar Zhangliang chromosome 1B, Zo_v1.1, whole genome shotgun sequence and contains these coding sequences:
- the LOC122051871 gene encoding expansin-A16-like; translated protein: MNSTPHRALLLFSFFSSMAVSFTDISSGRYGDHGGWRLATATYTRGTSTSAERGGGACGFGDLGDWGYGTRGAAAAALSSALFERGIACGGCFELRCVNHILWCLNGSPSVVVTAADFCAPNFGLPGDDGGWCNFPREHFEMAEAAFLQIARRNSDVIPVQYRRVRCERTGRMRFTMAGKAYFFQVLITNVGSDGQIAAVKVKGSRTGWIPMGRNWGQNWQCDADLRDQPLSFEVTSSGGGGTVTSYNVAPSNWQFGQMFEGKQFEEH